In the genome of Ptychodera flava strain L36383 chromosome 13, AS_Pfla_20210202, whole genome shotgun sequence, one region contains:
- the LOC139147023 gene encoding uncharacterized protein yields the protein MPEGKSNEELANDFADFFLQKILKIRELLANNNNYIPPYREVPSFHQFEPVDEDTVEKIVKEMPTKSCELDIIPTKFLKDVLKGMVPHITKLINASLQRGVFVKEWKYAVVRKKTGLDLISSNYRPVSNLAFLSKVLEKIALQQLTNTVNGVNSFQNISQLTE from the coding sequence ATGCCAGAAGGGAAATCAAACGAGGAACTAGCAAATGATTTTGCCGATTTCTTCCTGCAAAAAATACTTAAGATCAGAGAGTTGTTAGCGAATAATAACAATTACATCCCACCATATAGAGAAGTCCCGTCCTTCCACCAATTCGAACCAGTAGATGAGgatactgttgaaaaaatcGTCAAAGAAATGCCGACAAAGTCCTGTGAGCTGGACATCATACCAACAAAATTCCTAAAAGACGTGTTAAAAGGAATGGTTCCACACATTACCAAGTTGATTAATGCATCTCTACAACGAGGTGTGTTTGTGAAAGAGTGGAAGTATGCAGTGGTCAGGAAGAAGACTGGACTAGATTTGATTTCATCTAACTATAGGCCGGTTAGCAATTTGGCATTTCTGTCTAAGGTCTTAGAAAAAATAGCGTTACAACAATTAACGAACACTGTGAACGGTGTCAACTCTTTCCAGAATATCAGTCAGCTTACAGAGTAA